Proteins encoded by one window of Kribbella flavida DSM 17836:
- a CDS encoding DUF2264 domain-containing protein, with protein MTKLVLPATDRVLSRQTGWVRGHWEALADHLLDSLVPYFSPGSARVVLPGRPSRSGTDSDELEGFARSFMLAAFRIGGVRGAGCEKLIERYARGVANGANPDHPESWLRLTPRSQQMVEAAAIAVSLHETREWIWDRLDTRAQEHVAEWLGGFIGSTTHDNNWRLFQVVSEQFLASVGAPYSQEDIDGGLDRIEDWYVGDGWYSDGDGQNFDNYIGWAMHLYPGLWTRMAAATPGAQYEDRLKVYRERLNLFLEDAVHLVGNDGAPVYQGRSLTYRMAAATPYWMGALLDSTPLSPGQTRRLCSGIARHFVQHGVPDERGLLTLGWYDTFLPTTQPYSGPGSPYWASKGFIGLLLPPEHPVWSEPEDSVPLDDADQVRAMRAPGWIVHASRHDQLVRLVNHGADHAPPSESNGPEPAGDPHYDRLAYANHAGPELADNASRIDNLVSLVDQQGRSSTRGRIRRLGIGARTASSWHQAWLGDAGPWPIETTSIVHGGWEIRCSLVDGPAGALVRSGGYAVASNSLPEAIAGDSGGGAVWSSARTADGLLSAVVGLFGYDEAGVHRGLGANAFGAHSATPYLTAPHAGEPKVLVHAVLLTRDALPPQALAEGILVTVHHHEITVTLPGGDVELVTLGNR; from the coding sequence GTGACCAAGCTCGTCCTGCCTGCCACCGATCGTGTGCTGTCCCGCCAGACCGGTTGGGTCCGCGGCCACTGGGAGGCGTTGGCCGACCACCTGCTCGACTCGCTGGTTCCGTACTTCTCGCCTGGTTCGGCGCGAGTCGTGCTGCCCGGGCGGCCGAGCCGGTCCGGCACCGACTCCGACGAGCTGGAGGGGTTCGCGCGGTCGTTCATGCTCGCCGCGTTCCGGATCGGGGGGGTGCGCGGTGCGGGCTGCGAGAAGCTGATCGAGCGGTACGCGCGCGGCGTGGCCAACGGCGCCAACCCGGACCACCCGGAGTCCTGGCTGCGGCTGACCCCGCGGTCGCAGCAGATGGTCGAGGCGGCCGCGATCGCGGTGTCGCTGCACGAGACTCGCGAGTGGATCTGGGACCGGCTGGACACCCGGGCGCAGGAGCACGTCGCGGAGTGGCTCGGCGGCTTCATCGGGTCGACCACGCACGACAACAACTGGCGGCTGTTCCAGGTGGTGAGCGAGCAGTTCCTGGCGTCGGTCGGCGCGCCGTACTCGCAGGAGGACATCGACGGCGGTCTGGACCGGATCGAGGACTGGTACGTCGGCGACGGCTGGTACTCCGACGGCGACGGCCAGAACTTCGACAACTACATCGGCTGGGCGATGCACCTCTACCCCGGGCTGTGGACCCGGATGGCGGCCGCGACGCCCGGCGCGCAGTACGAGGACCGGCTGAAGGTGTACCGCGAGCGGCTCAACCTCTTCCTGGAAGACGCCGTGCACCTGGTGGGCAACGACGGGGCGCCGGTCTACCAGGGCCGGTCGCTGACCTACCGGATGGCCGCGGCGACGCCGTACTGGATGGGCGCGCTGCTGGACTCCACACCACTGTCGCCAGGGCAGACCCGGCGGTTGTGCTCGGGGATCGCGCGGCACTTCGTCCAGCACGGCGTACCGGACGAGCGCGGGCTGTTGACGCTGGGGTGGTACGACACGTTCCTGCCCACAACGCAGCCGTACTCCGGCCCGGGTTCGCCGTACTGGGCGAGCAAGGGGTTCATCGGGCTGCTGCTGCCGCCGGAGCACCCGGTCTGGTCGGAGCCGGAGGACTCGGTGCCGCTGGACGACGCGGACCAGGTCCGGGCGATGCGGGCGCCGGGGTGGATCGTGCACGCGAGCCGGCACGACCAGCTGGTGCGGCTGGTCAACCACGGGGCGGACCACGCACCGCCTAGCGAATCCAACGGACCCGAACCGGCGGGTGACCCGCACTACGACCGGCTCGCGTACGCCAATCACGCGGGTCCGGAGCTTGCCGACAACGCGTCGAGGATCGACAACCTGGTCTCGCTGGTCGACCAGCAGGGCCGGTCGAGCACCCGCGGCCGGATCCGCCGGCTCGGCATCGGCGCCCGAACAGCGTCGTCGTGGCACCAGGCGTGGCTCGGCGACGCCGGACCGTGGCCGATCGAGACCACGTCGATCGTGCACGGCGGCTGGGAGATCCGCTGCTCGCTGGTCGACGGGCCGGCCGGGGCGCTGGTCCGCAGCGGCGGCTACGCGGTCGCGTCGAACTCCTTGCCGGAGGCAATCGCCGGCGACTCGGGAGGGGGCGCGGTGTGGTCGTCGGCCCGGACCGCGGACGGCCTGCTGTCCGCCGTGGTCGGCCTGTTCGGCTACGACGAGGCCGGTGTGCACCGGGGACTCGGCGCGAACGCCTTCGGCGCGCACTCGGCGACGCCGTACCTGACCGCTCCGCACGCGGGCGAGCCGAAAGTGCTCGTGCACGCGGTGTTGCTGACCCGTGACGCGCTGCCTCCGCAAGCGCTTGCCGAAGGCATCCTCGTGACCGTCCACCACCACGAGATCACCGTCACACTGCCCGGCGGGGACGTCGAGTTGGTCACGCTCGGGAACCGCTGA
- a CDS encoding elongation factor G-like protein EF-G2, whose product MADKANTSQAGAAPTADDPAAIRNVVLVGPSGGGKTTLVEALLVASGVLTRPGTVVDGTTVCDCDDAEIRQQRSVGLALASLPHNGIKVNLIDTPGYADFVGELRAGLRAADCALFVIPANEGVDEPTKTLWQECDHVGMPRAVVITKLDHARANYENALSAAQNAFGDKVLPLYLPAGQGVIGLLSQTHYEYADGQRSTHPPDASFADRIEQLRGSLIEGIIEESEDESLMERYLGGEEIDQAVLIEDLERAVARGSFFPVIPVCSGTGVGTVELLEIATSGFPSPLEHQLPEVFTPHGVPRPKLSCDPNGPLLAEVVKTTSDPYVGRVSLVRVFSGTIRPDTVVHVSGHFTSFFGERNSHADHDEDERIGTLSFPLGKQQRPASTVIAGDLCAIGRLTRAETGDTLSDKSEPLLLKPWTMPEPLLPIAVQARAKTDEDKLSGGLQRLAAEDPTLRIEQNPETHQIVLWCMGEAHSDVVLDALANRYGVKVDTVELRVPLRETFGGKAKGHGRHVKQSGGHGQYAVCDIEVEPLPEGDFEFVDKVVGGAVPRQFIPSVEKGIRAQMERGVGAGYPMVGIRVTLLDGKAHSVDSSDMAFQMAGGLALREAANATKVNLLEPVDLVSVLVPDDLVGAVMSDLSGRRGRLLGTDKVGDDRTLVKAEVPQVEITRYAIDLRSLSHGAASFTRSFARYEPMPDSAAARLKSST is encoded by the coding sequence ATGGCAGACAAGGCGAACACTTCCCAGGCCGGCGCCGCTCCCACCGCGGACGATCCTGCCGCCATCCGCAACGTGGTGCTCGTCGGTCCGTCCGGCGGCGGCAAGACCACTCTCGTCGAGGCCCTGCTGGTCGCCTCCGGGGTGCTCACCAGACCCGGGACCGTCGTGGACGGTACGACGGTGTGCGACTGCGACGACGCGGAGATCCGGCAGCAGCGTTCGGTCGGTCTGGCGCTGGCCTCGCTCCCCCACAACGGCATCAAGGTCAACCTGATCGACACTCCCGGCTACGCCGACTTCGTGGGCGAGCTGCGGGCCGGGCTGAGAGCGGCGGATTGCGCTCTCTTCGTGATCCCGGCCAACGAAGGCGTCGACGAACCGACCAAGACGCTGTGGCAGGAGTGCGACCACGTCGGCATGCCCCGGGCTGTCGTGATCACCAAGCTCGATCACGCCCGCGCGAACTACGAGAACGCGCTCTCCGCCGCTCAGAACGCGTTCGGCGACAAGGTGCTGCCGCTCTACCTGCCGGCCGGCCAAGGCGTCATCGGTCTGCTGTCCCAGACCCACTACGAGTACGCCGACGGCCAGCGCAGCACGCACCCGCCGGACGCGTCGTTCGCGGACCGGATCGAGCAGCTCCGGGGCAGCCTGATCGAGGGCATCATCGAGGAGTCCGAGGACGAGTCCCTGATGGAGCGCTATCTCGGCGGTGAGGAGATCGACCAGGCGGTGCTGATCGAGGACCTGGAACGTGCGGTCGCCCGCGGGTCGTTCTTCCCGGTCATCCCGGTCTGCAGCGGCACCGGCGTCGGCACCGTGGAACTGCTGGAGATCGCAACCAGCGGGTTCCCGTCGCCGCTGGAGCACCAGCTGCCCGAGGTGTTCACCCCGCACGGCGTACCGCGGCCGAAGCTGAGCTGCGACCCGAACGGGCCGTTGCTGGCCGAGGTGGTGAAGACCACGTCGGACCCGTACGTCGGCAGGGTCAGCCTGGTGCGGGTGTTCTCCGGCACCATCAGGCCCGACACGGTGGTCCACGTGTCGGGCCATTTCACGTCGTTCTTCGGTGAACGCAACAGCCACGCCGACCACGACGAGGACGAGCGCATCGGAACGCTGTCGTTCCCCCTGGGCAAGCAGCAACGCCCCGCAAGCACGGTGATCGCCGGCGACCTGTGCGCGATCGGCCGGCTGACCCGCGCGGAAACCGGGGACACGCTCTCCGACAAGTCCGAACCGTTGCTGCTGAAACCTTGGACGATGCCCGAGCCGTTGCTGCCGATCGCCGTGCAGGCCCGGGCGAAAACCGACGAGGACAAGTTGTCGGGCGGCCTGCAACGGCTCGCTGCGGAAGACCCCACGCTGCGGATCGAGCAGAACCCGGAGACCCACCAGATCGTGCTCTGGTGCATGGGCGAGGCGCACTCGGACGTCGTACTGGACGCGCTCGCCAACCGGTACGGCGTCAAGGTCGACACCGTCGAGCTGCGGGTGCCGTTGCGGGAGACGTTCGGGGGCAAGGCGAAGGGGCACGGGCGGCACGTCAAGCAGTCCGGCGGCCACGGCCAGTACGCCGTCTGCGACATCGAGGTGGAGCCGCTGCCGGAGGGCGACTTCGAGTTCGTCGACAAGGTTGTCGGCGGTGCGGTGCCGCGGCAGTTCATCCCGAGCGTGGAGAAGGGCATCCGGGCGCAGATGGAGCGTGGCGTGGGCGCCGGGTACCCGATGGTCGGCATCCGCGTCACGCTGCTCGACGGCAAGGCGCACAGCGTCGACTCGTCCGACATGGCGTTCCAGATGGCCGGCGGCCTGGCGCTGCGCGAAGCGGCCAACGCGACGAAGGTGAACCTGCTCGAACCGGTCGACCTGGTCTCGGTCCTGGTGCCCGATGACCTGGTCGGCGCGGTGATGAGCGACTTGTCCGGGCGACGCGGCCGGCTGCTCGGCACGGACAAGGTCGGCGACGACCGCACGCTGGTCAAGGCCGAGGTGCCGCAGGTGGAGATCACCCGCTACGCCATTGACCTGCGCTCGCTCTCCCACGGCGCCGCGTCGTTCACCCGCAGCTTCGCCCGCTACGAACCCATGCCCGACTCCGCCGCCGCCCGACTCAAGTCCAGCACCTGA
- a CDS encoding tyrosine-type recombinase/integrase, producing the protein MDPRAATGREVKAWLHLLDAAGAEKRTRQRMLSTLSAFYGHLTELGVVPANPAALNRARLGLNRSSRDASPTIRLTAPQLHALLEAAAKLPNRTRFKDLYAARAVAVVALLTLGLRVSELVGLDRQHLVVSGGEQMLRVLGKGGVHREVYLTTLAAEALQRYLGERDLLQETTTPALRGRTNAQATSPLIATRDGGRCSRFDVNALLRRVAVQAGPALADVADKVHPHALRHAYVTIALEQDARIQHVQADVGHASIATTQYYDRGRRTRDTTAADLVEAAIRAAGREATDIGEQPPTTRAGHPPTDTAGELPTTTAGQPPTDTAGQPPTTAAGQSPVDTAGQPPLD; encoded by the coding sequence ATGGATCCTCGGGCTGCGACCGGACGTGAGGTGAAGGCCTGGCTGCACTTACTCGACGCGGCGGGGGCGGAGAAGCGGACTCGGCAGCGCATGCTGAGCACGCTCTCCGCGTTCTACGGTCACCTCACCGAGCTGGGCGTCGTCCCGGCCAACCCGGCAGCGCTCAATCGTGCCCGGCTCGGGCTGAACCGCAGTTCGCGGGACGCCTCGCCGACGATTCGGCTCACCGCGCCGCAGCTGCACGCCCTCCTCGAAGCCGCCGCCAAGCTGCCCAACCGCACCCGCTTCAAGGACCTGTACGCCGCTCGCGCGGTTGCGGTGGTCGCGCTGCTGACCCTCGGTCTGCGGGTGTCCGAGCTGGTCGGTCTCGATCGGCAGCACCTCGTGGTGTCCGGCGGGGAACAGATGCTGCGCGTTCTCGGGAAGGGCGGCGTGCACCGGGAGGTCTATCTGACCACGCTCGCCGCTGAGGCGCTGCAGAGATACCTCGGAGAGCGCGATCTCCTGCAAGAGACAACAACTCCGGCGCTGCGCGGGCGTACCAACGCGCAGGCCACGAGTCCCCTGATCGCGACGCGGGACGGAGGGCGGTGCTCACGGTTCGACGTCAACGCGCTGCTCCGCCGGGTCGCTGTACAGGCTGGTCCCGCGCTGGCTGACGTGGCGGACAAGGTCCACCCGCATGCGCTGCGGCATGCGTACGTCACGATCGCGCTCGAGCAGGACGCCCGGATCCAGCACGTGCAGGCCGACGTCGGCCACGCCAGCATCGCGACGACCCAGTACTACGACCGTGGCCGACGGACCCGGGACACCACCGCCGCCGACCTGGTCGAGGCGGCGATCCGCGCGGCAGGGCGCGAGGCGACGGACATCGGCGAGCAGCCCCCAACCACCAGGGCGGGCCATCCGCCGACGGACACTGCCGGCGAGCTGCCGACCACCACGGCGGGCCAGCCGCCGACGGACACTGCCGGCCAGCCACCGACAACCGCCGCAGGGCAGTCCCCGGTGGACACGGCGGGGCAGCCGCCGCTGGACTGA
- a CDS encoding ArsR/SmtB family transcription factor: MFSEAELLAVFRALSNPARRQMLVWLKDPMSFPGQELDDVEIGVCVTDIQQRTGLGQSTTSQYLAMLRQAGLVVATRRGKWTYYRRDEANIARLLETLRDVF; the protein is encoded by the coding sequence ATGTTCTCGGAGGCGGAGTTGCTGGCTGTGTTCCGGGCCCTGTCCAACCCGGCCCGCCGCCAGATGCTGGTGTGGCTCAAGGACCCGATGAGTTTCCCCGGCCAGGAGCTCGACGACGTCGAGATCGGTGTCTGCGTGACCGACATCCAGCAGCGCACGGGCCTGGGGCAGTCGACCACCTCGCAGTACCTCGCAATGCTGCGGCAAGCAGGGCTGGTGGTCGCCACCCGGCGGGGCAAGTGGACCTACTACCGTCGCGACGAGGCGAACATCGCCCGCCTCCTGGAAACCCTGCGTGACGTGTTCTGA
- a CDS encoding alpha/beta fold hydrolase, protein MTSRKFTRTGMVPVDDTALAVTDTDADGVAVIYLNGHAAVQRQWRRVLAELGTEWRHITYDMRGRGRSKRSADYSFETNIRDVDAVLAARGVGRAVVVGWSYGAFVAAHWASRNPARTVGAVLVEGAQPYDWFDESMEPGMRRLWKRIWWPLQLLRPIGMAPRMTGDQLADSNIEVGKIARERDLSPVLDSITVPTRYVVASGESFGSQGGHERIRAGLSAVTARNPNIRISAKVASNHGSILRKDFRAIAEAVREVVALDHQGN, encoded by the coding sequence ATGACCAGCCGGAAGTTCACCCGGACCGGCATGGTCCCAGTGGACGACACGGCCTTGGCCGTCACCGACACCGACGCCGACGGTGTCGCCGTGATCTACCTCAACGGCCACGCCGCCGTTCAGCGGCAATGGCGGCGGGTCCTTGCCGAGTTGGGGACGGAGTGGCGGCACATCACTTATGACATGCGAGGGCGTGGTCGATCGAAGCGTTCGGCGGATTACTCGTTCGAGACGAACATCCGAGATGTCGATGCCGTCCTCGCAGCCCGGGGTGTGGGCCGGGCAGTGGTGGTGGGCTGGTCCTATGGAGCGTTCGTCGCGGCGCATTGGGCCAGTCGGAACCCGGCGCGGACCGTGGGCGCGGTCTTGGTGGAGGGCGCGCAACCCTACGACTGGTTCGACGAGTCCATGGAACCCGGGATGCGCAGGCTATGGAAGCGAATCTGGTGGCCACTGCAGCTGCTGCGCCCGATCGGTATGGCTCCACGGATGACCGGCGACCAGCTGGCAGACAGCAACATCGAAGTTGGCAAGATCGCCCGCGAGCGTGACCTAAGCCCCGTGTTGGACAGCATCACCGTCCCGACGCGCTACGTGGTCGCTTCTGGGGAGTCCTTCGGAAGCCAGGGCGGACACGAACGGATACGGGCCGGCCTCTCTGCGGTGACTGCCCGCAATCCGAACATCCGAATCAGCGCGAAAGTCGCCAGCAACCACGGTTCGATCCTGCGGAAGGACTTCCGCGCCATCGCCGAGGCGGTACGCGAGGTCGTTGCCCTCGACCATCAGGGGAACTGA
- a CDS encoding zinc-binding dehydrogenase yields MSTSMHVMELVRFGDADTAFATRELPRPAPGPGQVLVRVEATSVNPLDLQTRRGDYRDQVALPAVIGNDVSGVVVETGPGADDFQPGDEVWYLAPMFAGQGTYAEFHVVDQALVARKPAGLSHVEAAGLALVGVTVWEALVERAGLRVGERVLVHGGAGGVGSIAVQLASALGAEVVTTARARDHEFVTGLGADIAIDFSAGDYVPQVRALGGVDVVLDTVGGDTLARSPEVLADRGRVVSIVDIPEPQQLLAAWGVNATYHFVFVSPGRAKLAALGRLVDQGKLRPVIGAVVPLADVAQAHTLLEGGSVGEGRRRPRGKIAVAVHQ; encoded by the coding sequence ATGTCGACGTCGATGCATGTGATGGAACTCGTCCGCTTCGGTGACGCGGACACCGCGTTCGCCACCCGAGAGCTGCCAAGACCCGCTCCCGGACCCGGCCAGGTGCTGGTGCGCGTGGAGGCCACGTCCGTGAACCCTCTCGACCTGCAGACCCGGCGCGGCGACTACCGCGACCAGGTGGCGCTGCCCGCGGTGATCGGCAACGACGTTTCCGGCGTGGTGGTCGAGACCGGCCCCGGGGCAGACGACTTCCAACCGGGCGACGAGGTCTGGTACCTGGCGCCGATGTTCGCCGGGCAGGGAACCTACGCCGAGTTCCACGTGGTCGACCAGGCCCTGGTCGCCCGCAAACCCGCAGGGTTGTCGCACGTCGAGGCCGCCGGTCTCGCGCTCGTGGGCGTGACGGTGTGGGAGGCGCTGGTCGAACGCGCCGGGCTGCGGGTCGGGGAACGGGTCTTGGTGCACGGCGGAGCGGGCGGGGTCGGCTCCATCGCCGTCCAGCTCGCCAGCGCGCTGGGAGCCGAGGTGGTCACCACGGCACGGGCCAGGGATCACGAGTTCGTCACTGGACTGGGAGCCGACATCGCGATCGACTTCTCGGCTGGTGACTACGTGCCGCAGGTCCGCGCGCTGGGTGGCGTGGATGTCGTCCTGGACACGGTGGGTGGGGACACCCTCGCCCGCAGCCCGGAGGTCCTCGCCGACCGAGGCCGCGTGGTGTCCATCGTGGACATCCCCGAACCTCAGCAGCTGCTCGCTGCGTGGGGCGTGAACGCGACCTATCACTTCGTCTTCGTCAGCCCGGGCCGGGCGAAGCTCGCGGCACTCGGCCGGCTGGTCGACCAGGGCAAACTCCGGCCGGTGATCGGCGCCGTGGTACCGCTGGCCGACGTTGCACAGGCGCACACACTGTTGGAGGGCGGCTCTGTCGGCGAGGGCCGCAGACGCCCACGCGGCAAGATCGCCGTCGCTGTGCACCAGTGA
- a CDS encoding DUF2207 domain-containing protein, producing MRRGLFTAVAAMFAGLVLTGWAAPATAGTTAATGHTTAPAGSAGNAGSAGSAGGAAPAGSAVPAASAAPGDVVTRMQLDYTVRPDGVVHVKETIDYQFGSSGRHGIYRFLVTREPYRDDESKDQKYEVSDISVTSPSGASDEFTQTVRKSNNQRDETLQIQIGSANRTVPGGRATYVIEYDVRGALRHFPDQSQLYWDATGHSWEATLRRVDVSVTVPEGVQQVECFAGRPGTRTTCERKSVIGDRGVFAASDLVKGEGLTIVAGIRPGVVANDTPIVVDPPNWLQRNGVTVPGLVGSVLVTLAGLAAAVLYGKYGNRDLRYDGMPPGTVPPAGARVAEVKDTLTEDQIPVAFSPPPIPVGEGGLLIDAKANTTETAATLIDLAVRGAVRIDNTGPEQMAVLLNAYLAVAPHEQVLLQSLYPSLQPGSAITLARRPTGDTSMRKAHDAMIAALRQQILARQWYQRMPRAAASSPLTGVFSCACLAMIAIWVFGAGLAATVIGAATGGLGRAVVVGIPVVAVVVALGTLIVKRGRGRRTALGRAVTDQLIGFRTYLATAEADQLRFEEGEDIFSKYLPWAIAFGLADRWQQVCAQLVAAGRIPPDPYWYSGPSYYTSGFAAGSISQTVAHTFDPPPAPAGSGGGGGSSSGFSGGSSGGGGGGGGGGSW from the coding sequence ATGCGTAGGGGACTCTTCACCGCTGTCGCGGCGATGTTCGCCGGCTTGGTTCTCACCGGTTGGGCGGCGCCTGCGACCGCCGGGACGACCGCAGCCACCGGGCACACCACGGCCCCCGCGGGGAGCGCAGGCAACGCAGGCAGCGCAGGCAGCGCAGGCGGCGCGGCTCCCGCGGGCAGCGCGGTTCCGGCGGCCAGCGCCGCGCCGGGGGACGTGGTCACCCGGATGCAGCTGGACTACACCGTCAGGCCGGACGGTGTGGTGCACGTCAAGGAGACGATCGACTACCAGTTCGGCAGCAGCGGCCGGCACGGCATCTACCGGTTCCTCGTCACGCGCGAGCCGTACCGCGACGACGAGTCGAAGGATCAGAAGTACGAGGTCTCCGACATCTCCGTCACCAGCCCGAGCGGCGCCAGCGACGAGTTCACGCAGACCGTGCGCAAGAGCAACAACCAGCGTGACGAGACCCTCCAGATCCAGATCGGCTCCGCGAACCGCACTGTTCCCGGCGGCCGGGCGACGTACGTGATCGAGTACGACGTCCGCGGCGCACTCCGGCACTTCCCCGATCAGAGCCAGCTCTACTGGGACGCCACCGGCCACAGCTGGGAGGCCACCCTCAGGCGGGTCGACGTGTCGGTGACCGTGCCCGAAGGGGTCCAACAAGTGGAGTGCTTCGCCGGCCGGCCCGGCACCAGAACCACCTGCGAGCGGAAGTCGGTCATCGGCGACCGCGGCGTCTTCGCGGCCTCCGATCTCGTCAAAGGCGAAGGGCTGACGATCGTCGCCGGGATCCGGCCCGGCGTGGTCGCCAACGACACCCCGATCGTCGTCGATCCACCCAACTGGCTGCAGCGCAACGGCGTCACCGTGCCGGGCCTGGTCGGGTCCGTGCTGGTGACGCTCGCCGGGCTCGCCGCCGCGGTGCTCTACGGCAAGTACGGCAATCGCGATCTGCGGTACGACGGGATGCCACCCGGCACGGTCCCGCCGGCCGGTGCCCGCGTCGCCGAGGTGAAGGACACCCTCACCGAGGACCAGATCCCCGTCGCGTTCTCACCCCCGCCGATCCCGGTCGGTGAGGGCGGCCTGCTGATCGATGCGAAGGCGAACACGACCGAGACGGCCGCCACGCTGATCGACCTCGCGGTCCGCGGCGCCGTCAGGATCGACAACACCGGCCCCGAGCAGATGGCGGTGCTGCTCAACGCCTACCTCGCCGTCGCGCCGCACGAGCAGGTGCTGCTGCAGAGCCTCTACCCGAGCCTTCAGCCGGGTTCGGCGATCACGCTCGCACGGCGCCCGACCGGCGACACGTCGATGCGGAAAGCGCACGACGCGATGATCGCCGCGCTCCGGCAGCAGATCCTCGCGCGGCAGTGGTACCAGCGGATGCCGCGAGCCGCCGCCAGTTCGCCGCTGACCGGCGTGTTCTCCTGCGCCTGCCTGGCGATGATCGCGATCTGGGTGTTCGGCGCGGGCCTTGCCGCGACGGTGATCGGCGCGGCCACCGGCGGACTCGGCCGGGCGGTCGTGGTCGGGATCCCGGTCGTCGCCGTCGTCGTTGCCCTGGGCACCTTGATCGTCAAGCGCGGCCGGGGCCGGCGTACGGCGCTCGGCCGGGCGGTCACCGACCAGTTGATCGGCTTCCGGACCTACCTGGCCACGGCCGAGGCGGACCAGTTGCGGTTCGAGGAGGGCGAGGACATCTTCAGCAAGTACCTGCCCTGGGCGATCGCCTTCGGTCTGGCCGATCGGTGGCAGCAGGTCTGCGCTCAGCTCGTCGCGGCGGGGCGGATCCCGCCGGACCCGTACTGGTACTCCGGCCCCTCGTACTACACCTCGGGCTTCGCCGCCGGGAGCATCAGCCAGACCGTCGCCCACACCTTCGACCCGCCGCCGGCGCCCGCAGGCAGCGGGGGAGGAGGCGGCAGCTCGTCCGGCTTCAGCGGCGGCTCGTCCGGCGGCGGCGGAGGCGGCGGGGGCGGCGGCTCCTGGTAG
- a CDS encoding ferritin, whose protein sequence is MSTYAKLLQEQIRNEFTASQQYTAVAVWYDDQDLPQLAGHFYKQALEERNHAMMMVQYLLDMDIRPQIPGVGEVVNDFKNALQPLELALQQEITVTKQIETLARTARDDGDYIGEQFMQWFLKEQVEEVSAMTTLVNVAKRAGDNLFHLEDFLAREVVGDAGTDPTAPTAAGGAV, encoded by the coding sequence ATGAGCACGTACGCGAAACTCCTGCAGGAACAGATCCGCAACGAATTCACGGCGTCACAGCAGTACACGGCGGTGGCTGTCTGGTACGACGACCAGGACCTGCCGCAGCTGGCCGGGCACTTCTACAAGCAGGCCCTGGAAGAGCGCAACCACGCGATGATGATGGTCCAGTACCTGCTCGACATGGACATCCGGCCGCAGATCCCCGGCGTCGGCGAGGTCGTCAACGACTTCAAGAACGCGCTGCAGCCGCTGGAGCTCGCGCTGCAGCAGGAGATCACCGTCACCAAGCAGATCGAGACGCTGGCCCGGACCGCGCGCGACGACGGTGACTACATCGGCGAGCAGTTCATGCAGTGGTTCCTCAAGGAGCAGGTCGAGGAGGTCTCGGCGATGACGACGCTGGTCAACGTCGCCAAGCGGGCCGGCGACAACCTGTTCCACCTGGAGGACTTCCTCGCCCGCGAGGTGGTCGGCGACGCCGGCACCGACCCGACCGCCCCGACGGCGGCCGGCGGCGCGGTCTGA
- a CDS encoding MerR family transcriptional regulator — protein sequence MLTISQLAAYAGVTVRAVRHYHQIGLLPEADRDASGYRRYSAKAVVSLIKIRTLANAGVPLFQIGQMLQADASTFAEAVERIDSRLHDEIQRLETSRKHIAQLAAGDSLALPPEVISYLGLLRKLGVSERMVEAERDGWILLVAAWPEDIPTVIAAKIAQLDDPRLVRLYRILSEILESDDTGDDDPRLAEAADTMADLAEQAYTSGEINPDELAHDALPIDLLDALAVESDPRAERLRELMRRRGWAGWNRIERLAEPPD from the coding sequence ATGCTGACTATCAGTCAATTGGCAGCGTATGCCGGCGTCACGGTGCGGGCGGTGCGGCACTATCATCAGATCGGACTTCTGCCCGAAGCAGACCGGGATGCCTCCGGCTACCGGCGCTACAGCGCAAAGGCAGTCGTGTCGCTCATCAAGATCCGAACCCTCGCCAACGCCGGCGTACCGCTGTTTCAGATCGGCCAGATGCTGCAGGCCGACGCATCGACCTTTGCCGAAGCGGTTGAACGGATCGACAGTCGGCTGCACGACGAGATCCAACGGCTTGAGACCAGCCGCAAACACATCGCGCAGCTCGCCGCCGGGGACAGTCTGGCGCTCCCGCCGGAGGTGATCTCCTACCTCGGTCTGCTGCGAAAGCTCGGGGTATCAGAGCGGATGGTCGAGGCTGAGAGGGACGGATGGATCCTGCTTGTCGCTGCCTGGCCCGAAGACATCCCCACGGTCATCGCCGCAAAAATAGCGCAGCTCGATGACCCGCGACTTGTCCGGCTCTACCGGATCCTGTCGGAGATCCTCGAAAGCGACGACACAGGCGACGACGACCCGCGTTTGGCAGAAGCCGCCGACACCATGGCCGACCTGGCCGAGCAGGCCTACACCTCCGGCGAGATCAACCCCGACGAGCTCGCGCACGACGCCCTACCGATCGACCTTCTGGACGCACTTGCCGTCGAGTCCGATCCGCGGGCGGAGCGGCTGCGGGAACTGATGCGCAGGCGCGGCTGGGCCGGTTGGAATCGGATCGAGCGGCTGGCGGAGCCCCCCGACTAA